A single window of Fischerella sp. PCC 9605 DNA harbors:
- a CDS encoding response regulator gives MSGISPFTSISNKPHLILVADDDTIMRLLLREAMEQEGYRVVEVSNGKECLDAYTAVKPDLVLLDAVMPVMDGFTCCHELLQIAKKNLVLALASVDSGSSFGNNLISILWDRTPILMITGLDDPDSVDRAFEAGASDFVTKPIHWAVLRRRVRRLLQQGQVYKQLEAANHALQQLANEDGLTGLANRRCFDQHLNSQWLELAQQRSPISLILCDIDFFKLYNDKYGHPAGDACLQNVAGVLKHTAQKNLDLVARYGGEEFAVILPYTHASGAVHVAAAMQAGVRELKIVHSGSAVSEYITLSLGIATIIPSFESSPLALIEAADKALYQAKAEGRDRFIIKQI, from the coding sequence ATGTCAGGCATAAGCCCATTTACTTCTATTTCCAACAAACCCCATCTGATTCTGGTAGCTGATGATGATACGATCATGCGACTACTTTTGCGTGAAGCGATGGAACAAGAAGGTTATCGAGTAGTTGAGGTCAGTAATGGTAAGGAATGTTTAGATGCTTATACCGCTGTCAAACCAGATTTAGTTTTGCTAGATGCCGTGATGCCTGTGATGGATGGTTTTACTTGTTGTCATGAATTGCTCCAGATTGCCAAGAAGAATTTGGTGCTAGCACTCGCATCCGTTGATAGCGGATCTTCTTTTGGCAATAATTTGATTTCCATCTTGTGGGATCGCACTCCTATATTGATGATTACGGGATTGGACGATCCTGATTCGGTAGATCGTGCTTTTGAGGCGGGAGCAAGCGATTTTGTTACCAAACCAATTCATTGGGCTGTATTGCGCCGACGAGTAAGACGGTTATTACAACAAGGGCAAGTATACAAACAGTTAGAAGCTGCTAACCATGCTTTGCAGCAACTTGCCAATGAAGATGGTTTGACTGGGTTGGCTAATCGCCGTTGCTTCGACCAACATTTAAATTCTCAGTGGTTGGAACTAGCTCAACAGCGATCGCCAATTTCACTCATTTTGTGCGATATTGATTTTTTTAAACTGTATAACGATAAATATGGTCATCCAGCAGGAGATGCCTGCCTGCAAAATGTGGCTGGTGTCTTAAAGCATACAGCCCAGAAAAATCTGGATTTAGTGGCACGTTACGGCGGTGAAGAATTTGCTGTAATTTTGCCATATACTCATGCTTCTGGTGCAGTTCATGTTGCAGCAGCGATGCAAGCTGGAGTTAGAGAATTAAAAATAGTTCATTCTGGCTCTGCCGTTAGTGAGTATATTACTCTCAGTTTAGGAATCGCCACTATTATTCCTAGTTTTGAGTCTTCACCATTAGCTTTGATTGAGGCAGCTGACAAGGCTCTGTATCAGGCTAAAGCAGAAGGGCGCGATCGCTTTATCATCAAACAGATTTAA
- a CDS encoding elongation factor G — MNEKVNSGSRNVAIVGPYLSGKTTLLESLLFVAGAISRKGSVKDGNTVGDSAQEARDRQMSVEVGAASTEYNGTRFTFIDCPGSVEFAQETYNALIGVDAAIVVCEPINDRVLTLAPLFKFLDDWEIPHLVFVNKMDRANIHVLETLHALKAVSSRPLVAHQYPIMRGEQLIGFIDLVTEQAYHYHPGAPADPVPFPEELKEEEHIARAEMLEALANFDDHLLEELLEDIEPPQEEILKDLKMELGADLVVPVFFGVAEQDYGVRPLLEALVREAPEPETTAERRLRGTKTGDTTVAQVLKTYYTPQGGKLSLVRVWQGKLTDGIVLNGIRTGGIYRMMGQQLQQINQAGAGEIVALSRMEGIKTGDTLSTNQQSAIELPKAEQLEPVYALAITPEKRNDEVKLSGALSKLLEEDPSLAWEQHGDTHEVIFWGQGEIHLQVALDRLRRKYNLPMTTHLPQVPYKETIRKPTSSVHGRYKHQSGGHGQFGDVYLDIKPLARGEGFNFNETIVGGVVPKQYIPGVEMGVREFLAHGPLGFPVVDVAVTLTNGSYHSVDSSEQAFKQAARLAMQTGIPQCQPTLLEPIIRVQVTTPSEFTSKVMQLVTGRRGQILGYEAIHDWQGWDSITAYLPQAEMQNFIVELRSQTLGVGSFHWEFDHLQEVPDKLAERILTTNSGNGGNGNSK; from the coding sequence ATGAACGAAAAAGTAAACTCGGGTTCGCGAAATGTAGCAATTGTCGGTCCTTATTTAAGTGGGAAAACCACTTTACTAGAAAGTTTGTTATTTGTGGCAGGAGCCATTTCCCGCAAGGGCAGTGTCAAGGATGGTAACACTGTGGGCGATAGCGCTCAAGAAGCGCGCGATCGCCAGATGAGTGTAGAAGTGGGCGCTGCTAGTACTGAGTATAATGGCACCCGCTTCACTTTTATTGACTGTCCGGGAAGTGTAGAATTTGCTCAAGAAACCTACAATGCCCTGATCGGAGTCGATGCAGCAATTGTAGTTTGCGAACCCATCAACGATCGCGTCCTCACTCTCGCCCCTCTGTTTAAATTCCTCGACGATTGGGAAATTCCTCACCTTGTTTTTGTTAACAAGATGGATCGGGCGAATATCCACGTCTTGGAGACACTGCACGCTCTCAAAGCTGTTTCTAGCCGTCCCCTAGTAGCGCACCAATATCCGATCATGCGAGGGGAACAGCTAATTGGTTTTATCGACTTAGTTACCGAACAGGCGTATCATTATCATCCAGGCGCACCTGCTGACCCCGTCCCGTTTCCCGAAGAACTTAAAGAAGAAGAACACATTGCCCGAGCAGAAATGCTCGAAGCCTTAGCAAATTTTGACGACCACTTACTAGAAGAACTTTTAGAAGATATTGAACCACCCCAAGAAGAAATCCTCAAGGATTTGAAAATGGAATTAGGGGCAGATTTGGTAGTGCCAGTATTCTTTGGTGTTGCTGAACAAGATTATGGCGTCAGACCCCTACTAGAAGCCTTGGTACGGGAAGCCCCTGAACCAGAAACCACAGCTGAACGTCGCTTACGTGGTACTAAAACAGGCGACACAACCGTGGCGCAGGTGCTAAAAACTTACTACACTCCTCAAGGTGGCAAACTTTCCCTAGTGCGTGTTTGGCAAGGTAAATTAACTGATGGTATAGTCCTCAACGGCATTCGTACTGGTGGTATTTACCGGATGATGGGGCAACAGTTACAGCAAATTAATCAAGCTGGCGCTGGAGAAATTGTCGCTTTGAGCCGAATGGAGGGTATAAAGACTGGGGATACACTATCTACTAATCAGCAGTCGGCTATAGAATTACCCAAAGCCGAACAATTAGAACCAGTTTATGCTCTCGCTATTACTCCCGAAAAGCGCAACGATGAAGTGAAGCTAAGTGGTGCTCTTAGTAAGCTACTAGAAGAAGATCCATCACTTGCTTGGGAACAACACGGCGACACCCACGAAGTTATCTTTTGGGGTCAAGGCGAAATTCATTTGCAAGTAGCCCTAGACCGTCTGCGCCGCAAATATAATCTGCCGATGACAACCCACTTGCCACAAGTACCTTACAAAGAAACCATCCGCAAACCAACTTCATCGGTTCACGGGCGCTATAAGCATCAAAGTGGCGGTCACGGTCAGTTTGGTGATGTTTATCTCGACATCAAACCGTTAGCGCGCGGCGAAGGCTTTAACTTCAACGAGACCATTGTTGGTGGTGTAGTTCCCAAACAGTACATCCCTGGTGTGGAAATGGGCGTGCGGGAATTTCTAGCACATGGCCCCTTGGGTTTCCCGGTAGTGGATGTGGCGGTAACGCTAACCAATGGTTCCTATCACAGCGTTGATAGTTCCGAACAAGCGTTTAAGCAAGCTGCCCGCCTAGCAATGCAAACGGGAATACCGCAGTGTCAACCCACCCTCCTAGAACCAATTATCCGGGTGCAAGTAACTACCCCCAGTGAATTTACCTCTAAAGTTATGCAATTGGTGACTGGCAGACGGGGGCAGATTTTGGGTTACGAAGCCATACATGATTGGCAAGGTTGGGATAGTATCACAGCCTACTTACCGCAAGCCGAAATGCAAAACTTTATCGTGGAATTGCGATCGCAAACTCTCGGTGTCGGTTCCTTCCACTGGGAATTTGACCATCTCCAAGAAGTACCCGACAAACTTGCTGAACGCATCCTGACTACTAACAGTGGTAATGGTGGTAACGGCAACAGCAAGTGA
- a CDS encoding chlororespiratory reduction protein 7 yields the protein MPDPLMYQQDHFVVLETNQAEQFLTASELLEKLQVILQKIDFQNLPPDLRSFNSVEERAKYLLDTTCELDVGRGQYLQWYAVRLEK from the coding sequence ATGCCAGATCCTTTAATGTATCAGCAAGACCACTTTGTTGTTTTAGAAACAAATCAAGCAGAACAATTTCTGACAGCATCAGAGTTATTAGAAAAATTGCAGGTAATTTTGCAAAAAATAGATTTTCAGAATTTACCACCTGATTTACGGTCATTTAATTCCGTAGAAGAAAGAGCCAAATATTTGCTTGACACAACCTGCGAATTAGATGTGGGTCGCGGACAATATTTACAGTGGTACGCTGTTCGCTTAGAAAAATAA